A genomic window from Chrysoperla carnea chromosome 3, inChrCarn1.1, whole genome shotgun sequence includes:
- the LOC123294573 gene encoding acid phosphatase type 7 isoform X1, with protein MFTFYTIIVLVFLSNYGYSHVSYQPEQIHIAFGESVTEIVVTWSTINDTQQSIVEYGIGGLILRESGSSTKFVDGGTHNRTQYIHRVRLQNLTPETKYVYHVGSDLGWSPKFWFKTVPNENNWSPHLAIYGDMGNVNAKSLAYLQEETQRGLYDAILHVGDFAYDMDWEEGEVGDQFMNQIESIAAYVPYMTCPGNHEQKYNFSHYRARFSMPGGTENLMYSFNLGPVHFISFSTELYYFMNYGLKPLVFQYDWLEKDLIEANKPENRQKRPWIITMGHRPMYCSDNDGDDCTHPGSLVRIGIPFSHFFGLEPLFYKYGVDLEIWAHEHSYERLWPIYDYKIYNGSREESYTNPKAPVHIVTGSAGCQENTDNFIHPSPEWSAFRSSDYGYTKMKVYNRTHLYLEQISVDKLGAVIDNIWLIKEKHGSYSEINDEL; from the exons ATGTTCACGTTCTATACAATAAttgttttggtatttttatccaattatgGATATTCTCATGTATCATATCAACCAGAGCAAATCCATATTGCCTTTGGAGAATCAGTTACGGAAATAGTTGTCACATGGTCCACAATCAACGATACACAACAATCCATTGTGGAATATGGTATTGGTGGTTTAATACTTCGTGAAAGTGGAAGTTCTACAAAATTTGTGGATGGAGGTACTCATAATCGTACACAATACATACATCGTGTTCGACTGCAGAATCTTACACCAGAAACTAAATACG tgtATCACGTTGGAAGTGATTTAGGATGGTCACCTAAATTTTGGTTCAAAACAgttccaaatgaaaataattggaGCCCACATTTGGCAATTTACGGTGATATGGGAAATGTGAACGCAAAATCACTGGCATATCTTCAAGAAGAAACGCAACGTGGGTTGTATGATGCAATTTTACATGTGGGTGATTTTGCTTATGATATGGATTGG GAAGAAGGAGAAGTTGGTGATCAATTTATGAATCAAATCGAATCCATTGCAGCATATGTACCATACATGACGTGTCCAGGAAATCATGAACAAAAATA taatTTTAGCCATTATCGAGCACGGTTCAGTATGCCAGGAGGaacagaaaatttaatgtaCAGTTTTAATTTAGGCCCTGTACATTTTATATCATTCTCAACCGAACTATACTACTTTATGAATTACGGTTTAAAACCGTTAGTATTCCAATACGATTGGCTTGAAAAAGATTTAATTGAAGCAAACAAACCAGAAAATCGTCAAAAACGTCCATGGATTATTACAATGGGTCATCGACCAATGTATTGTAGTGATAATGATGGTGATGATTGTACACATCCTGGTTCTCTTGTACGAATTGGAATACCATTTTCACATTTCTTTGGATTAGAaccattattttataagtaCGGTGTTGATTTAGAAATATGGGCACATGAACATTCATATGAACGATTATGGCcaatttatgattataaaatatataatggtAGTAGAGAAGAATCGTATACAAATCCAAAAGCTCCGGTACACATAGTAACGGGATCGGCTGGTTGTCAAGAAAATACTGATAACTTTATTCATCCGTCACCAGAATGGAGTGCATTCAGGTCATCTGATTACGGTTATACGAAAATGAAAGTCTATAATCGAACACATTTGTATTTAGAACAAATTTCTGTTGATAAGCTTGGTGctgttattgataatatttgGTTAATCAAAGAGAAACATGGAAGTTATAGCGAAATTAACGACGAATTATAA
- the LOC123294573 gene encoding acid phosphatase type 7 isoform X2 — protein sequence MQYFLMPLIEFLLKNLNCSHRYSHVSYQPEQIHIAFGESVTEIVVTWSTINDTQQSIVEYGIGGLILRESGSSTKFVDGGTHNRTQYIHRVRLQNLTPETKYVYHVGSDLGWSPKFWFKTVPNENNWSPHLAIYGDMGNVNAKSLAYLQEETQRGLYDAILHVGDFAYDMDWEEGEVGDQFMNQIESIAAYVPYMTCPGNHEQKYNFSHYRARFSMPGGTENLMYSFNLGPVHFISFSTELYYFMNYGLKPLVFQYDWLEKDLIEANKPENRQKRPWIITMGHRPMYCSDNDGDDCTHPGSLVRIGIPFSHFFGLEPLFYKYGVDLEIWAHEHSYERLWPIYDYKIYNGSREESYTNPKAPVHIVTGSAGCQENTDNFIHPSPEWSAFRSSDYGYTKMKVYNRTHLYLEQISVDKLGAVIDNIWLIKEKHGSYSEINDEL from the exons atgcaatattttttaatgcccTTAATCGAATTTCTTCT aaaaaatttaaattgcagCCACC GATATTCTCATGTATCATATCAACCAGAGCAAATCCATATTGCCTTTGGAGAATCAGTTACGGAAATAGTTGTCACATGGTCCACAATCAACGATACACAACAATCCATTGTGGAATATGGTATTGGTGGTTTAATACTTCGTGAAAGTGGAAGTTCTACAAAATTTGTGGATGGAGGTACTCATAATCGTACACAATACATACATCGTGTTCGACTGCAGAATCTTACACCAGAAACTAAATACG tgtATCACGTTGGAAGTGATTTAGGATGGTCACCTAAATTTTGGTTCAAAACAgttccaaatgaaaataattggaGCCCACATTTGGCAATTTACGGTGATATGGGAAATGTGAACGCAAAATCACTGGCATATCTTCAAGAAGAAACGCAACGTGGGTTGTATGATGCAATTTTACATGTGGGTGATTTTGCTTATGATATGGATTGG GAAGAAGGAGAAGTTGGTGATCAATTTATGAATCAAATCGAATCCATTGCAGCATATGTACCATACATGACGTGTCCAGGAAATCATGAACAAAAATA taatTTTAGCCATTATCGAGCACGGTTCAGTATGCCAGGAGGaacagaaaatttaatgtaCAGTTTTAATTTAGGCCCTGTACATTTTATATCATTCTCAACCGAACTATACTACTTTATGAATTACGGTTTAAAACCGTTAGTATTCCAATACGATTGGCTTGAAAAAGATTTAATTGAAGCAAACAAACCAGAAAATCGTCAAAAACGTCCATGGATTATTACAATGGGTCATCGACCAATGTATTGTAGTGATAATGATGGTGATGATTGTACACATCCTGGTTCTCTTGTACGAATTGGAATACCATTTTCACATTTCTTTGGATTAGAaccattattttataagtaCGGTGTTGATTTAGAAATATGGGCACATGAACATTCATATGAACGATTATGGCcaatttatgattataaaatatataatggtAGTAGAGAAGAATCGTATACAAATCCAAAAGCTCCGGTACACATAGTAACGGGATCGGCTGGTTGTCAAGAAAATACTGATAACTTTATTCATCCGTCACCAGAATGGAGTGCATTCAGGTCATCTGATTACGGTTATACGAAAATGAAAGTCTATAATCGAACACATTTGTATTTAGAACAAATTTCTGTTGATAAGCTTGGTGctgttattgataatatttgGTTAATCAAAGAGAAACATGGAAGTTATAGCGAAATTAACGACGAATTATAA
- the LOC123294575 gene encoding speckle-type POZ protein B-like: MSRVINNKMDQKGNTNITVHKCNYLWTINNFTFGFQSKLIKGEALTSPTFTIGKNNKLLWNLKLNRKVIGSVAYLPLFIKLESNNKEDIKIVQAKYKFSIINDKDEVSITSESSQAYSFEQESERCEEFMTEIFVFEKENGILADDKLRILCEVSVLGGITCLSNTIQVPECRMSDDFGILFETKKFSDAILSVADGREVQVHKYILAARSPVFAAMFEHEMKELKDNHVKIIDVDYEILHELLQFIYTGKVENLEIMADELLAAADKYDLQRLKLLCEKELCENLSTENAAEILQLADLHGADQLKTQTIDFINANPDVMDTIGWKQLKEKFPRVIAEVYEALVTSKIPLIGL, encoded by the coding sequence ATGTCACGTGTGATAAACAACAAAATGGACCAAAAAGGCAATACAAACATAACAGTTCATAAATGTAATTACCTGTggactataaataattttacttttggttttcaatcaaaattaatcaaGGGGGAAGCATTAACATCTCCCACATTTActataggcaaaaataataaattgttatggAATCTCAAACTAAATAGAAAAGTAATCGGTTCTGTAGCGTATCtacctttatttataaaactagaatcaaataataaagaagatataaaaatagtacaagcaaaatataaattttctataatcaaTGACAAAGATGAAGTATCAATAACATCCGAATCATCACAGGCTTATAGTTTTGAACAAGAATCAGAAAGATGTGAAGAATTTATGACCGAAATTTTCGTCTTCGAAAAAGAGAATGGCATACTTGCTGATGATAAACTCCGAATATTATGTGAAGTAAGTGTATTAGGTGGTATTACATGTCTATCAAATACAATACAGGTACCAGAATGTCGGATGTCGGACGATTTTGGTAttctatttgaaacaaaaaaatttagtgatGCAATTTTATCAGTTGCTGATGGCAGGGAGGTTCAAgtacataaatacatactagCAGCTCGGAGTCCTGTGTTCGCTGCAATGTTTGAACATGAAATGAAGGAACTTAAAGATAatcatgtaaaaataattgatgttgattatgaaatattacatgaactgctacaatttatatatacaggaaaagtagaaaatttagaAATCATGGCGGATGAACTTTTAGCAGCAGCTGATAAATATGACTTacaaagattaaaattattgtgtgaGAAAGAGTTATGTGAAAATTTATCAACAGAGAACGCAGCAGAAATATTACAATTAGCGGATCTTCATGGAGCTGATCAATTAAAAACTcaaactattgattttattaatgcCAACCCAGATGTGATGGATACCATAGGATGGAAACAACTGAAAGAGAAATTTCCGCGGGTAATTGCCGAAGTATATGAAGCACTTGTAACATCCAAAATACCTCTGATTGGATTGTAG
- the LOC123295076 gene encoding rotatin-like yields MDIYTIVILRLSETGISLIKLLSPEVIISDLQQVKSCLSSGYYPLLNKIILYVESHIEEPSNLVPPLNLCENNADTQRSVDIQTTGTPFDIYIHEPNMDIELQHGVSSKQSQSTSSNISTSRFDTNSKIFDICIPHSLLGWQPLVAPDRHVLSSIEHSLENATDTVMLLHSCKFFTDVLLQDFPAEIFLQRPSIVKIFHSLLNSTQSTKVADVVIAALQKLSELLHIRVKYYSDPSTFNYKQEKCIEEQSGLRNSLNGLSSCRTTPCKTDNNDQKDYYSQATSEATDDLESDNEDSVLLQIQQLTLPHFCIQTLYYAFVRIGAKPTAVKNLSANISNKENMNGLIKLIATLIKLTHVCIKPEIWNYQSDQIIQEVTNQIMLLFNKMADVLEHFRLLSLATDINPNIRASHLQLLCLTRMLLIKIVPKPRSYSILPTSLKNSIANCLVDAAFLKLYPNIHEDLFLLLTDSSDGHGTFLNRYKDINMVCNSMDVAVKFIRHGISSNDEDVVLLMLSVIPSLEYHKNMSLVKNFCEILVNKYPKWKESEKLKNSVEELIVSLLGHNDSDVKLAIYNACHLYVTNILGIDHVTKSGPGRPGECLLFLWSSGIFIEIICHGLNSENAQIQRYAEEIIHYILKAKFFVTPEIWNTILMAIIPAFPLLQCYANKSTALGRSILKMVDPDIAESIQLPSIEVIKGNLRMLFSKNHLVRGEALSRLTWILTSEENSDEKLPALKTLREPLLSTICIFDNPINLKNLEEPKQFYQLSSMLQVLELLSSNGIEPTIRKSAITQLSAMLEDPVLQDTFVTEGGVSLLITIFKNSLIEKEFENYPDNVIPVIRILKNLCFYKSTLRQELSLKKELYLLITRALFLFSGDENFRSDAAVLLCLLLFSDFILTTGHDKQISIVHMIANSLSLPITCKTHWRISQHARSSLADILLNEESSAATLRIHWNIAWYGGLQELLNLEQVPNANSLTPEQLAEFNGNLRLTKFDLASLKYSSTYYCCQMYLYDIQNASSHQAVMESIYGLTAFMSLRKLSSSFENIDNGGNILNLPWEFSLGRFLASPPSSVEDIELLIVILNFLRTHMKIFKKSNEKSCWITSILKDPNHCLPKLLHHGGEETNNLNKNLNKELLMLITECATIEQRYLDIGMLRDIRIDKKQKGKKRCSGTWAHIVQSITENLHFNDTEHFYNLAFLDWLLSCLVQITATLGWSENVQSHLNTQELRGSLIGCLTELVGAFHCGKGPAAATSFMGLSITRNSILTMNHLLCEMQNLTERGWEKFWLCETGDINGSLQWLGTLWTSRDVILRAATLQLLAGLASSQRGATEVILGLRMSCSGGVWGGALTILLDHNEASAVREQAVNLLTNLTSHSTPINGTNCSALTLCYGPDSSVETSGTVESLLALLEKYNFYTELDSILSCLNFDVEIKKSPVSELSQWKMQTETGMSESSRRSKDYMLVYTQKLRSVVHGGDVDSESSSSKTVESVDGTCFIVTPSLVKSLSWFIVNLLNLDPDAVVNELNRNMLIRSFFKCLTLVNFNVKDSRSLVLYMDVLEMCAAICTLLTKAVTNSCESHSTVLHLRNCLYTLISTLNPTLYYSTSNHLLYLRNRLWSRVYNFLTALLVSDDGNTCYRDKGCNAIIIALNEVGYINFMEALCESISGNSPELQHASISLLTSLLRLEAPQFDNLKDYDAINIKESSPSLQVIFDTVRITYSTDSCLSSSNIENIRSSNELENEISIKTKLRFKHKQ; encoded by the exons ATGGATATTTATACAATTGTGATCTTACGGCTA tcTGAAACTggaatttctttaataaaacttCTTAGTCCAGAAGTAATAATATCAGATTTACAACAAGTCAAATCATGTTTATCAAGTGGATATTATCCattattaaataagataatattatatgttgAATCTCATATTGAGGAACCTTCGAATTTAGTACCGCCTttaaatttatgtgaaaataacGCAGATACACAAAGATCTGTTGATATACAAACTACAGGAACTccatttgatatttatatacatgaACCAAATATGGATATTGAACTTCAACATGG AGTATCCTCCAAACAATCACAATCAACGTCTTCAAACATATCAACATCACGTTTTGATACCAATTCCAAAATCTTTGATATATGTATACCTCATTCATTACTTGGATGGCAACCTTTAGTTGCACCAGATCGTCATGTACTCTCATCAATCGAACATTCATTAGAAAATGCAACGGACACTGTTATGTTATTACattcatgtaaattttttactgaTGTACTATTACAAGACTTTCCAGCTGAGATATTTTTACAACGGCCATCGAtcgttaaaatatttcatagttTATTGAATAGCACACAATCAACAAAAGTAGCTGATGTGGTGATAGCagctttacaaaaattatctgAATTATTACATATCcgtgttaaatattattctgatcctagtacttttaattataaacaggag AAATGTATTGAAGAACAAAGCGGTTTAAGAAATTCATTAAATGGTTTATCGAGTTGTAGAACTACTCCATGTAAAACAGACAATAATGATCAAAAGGATTATTATTCACAAGCTACCAGTGAAGCAACCGATGATTTAGAATCGGACAACGAAGATTcggttttattacaaattcaacaattaacattGCCACATTTTTGTATTCAAACATTGTACTATGCTTTTGTGCGAATCGGAGCTAAACCCACAGCGGTTAAAAATCTTTCAGCAAACATTAGTAATAAG GAAAATATGAatggattaataaaattaattgcaacTCTTATTAAATTAACACATGTTTGTATCAAACCGGAAATATGGAATTATCAAAGTGATCAAATCATTCAAGAAGTGACAAATCAAATAATGTTACTCTTCAATAAAATGGCAGATGTATTAGAACATTTTAG ATTATTATCACTTGCAACAGACATAAATCCAAATATTAGAGCCTCTCATTTACAACTGTTATGTTTAACTAGAATGCTGCTAATAAAAATTGTACCAAAACCGAGGTCATACTCCATATTACCaactagtttaaaaaattccattgcAAACTGTTTGGTCGATGCtgcttttttgaaattatatccAAATATTCACGAAGatctatttttacttttaact GATAGCTCAGACGGACATGGAAcatttttaaatcgttataaagatataaatatgGTTTGTAATTCGATGGATGTAGCAGTCAAATTTATACGTCATGGAATTTCTAGTAATGATGAAGATGTCGTTTTGTTAATGTTGAGTGTAATACCAAGTTtggaatatcataaaaatatgtcgttAGTTAAAAACTTTTGTGAGATTCTCGTCAACAAATATCCGAAATGGAAGgaatctgaaaaattaaaaaattcagttgaag aattaatcgTATCTTTGTTGGGACACAATGATTCAGATGTAAAATTGGCGATATATAACGCATGtcatttatatgtaacaaatatactTGGAATCGATCATGTAACAAAATCTGGTCCAGGACGACCTGGtgaatgtttattgtttttatggaGCTCtggaatatttattgaaatcattTGTCATGGACTTAATTCGGAAAATGCACaa atACAACGATATGCTGaagaaattattcattatattttaaaagcgaaattttttgttacaccCGAAATTTGGAATACAATTCTAATGGCTATTATACCAGCATTTCCATTATTACAATGTTATGCAAATAAATCAACTGCGTTGGGacgatcaattttaaaaatggtagaTCCTGACATTGCAGAATCCATTCAATTACCATCAATTGAG GTAATTAAAGGCAATTTAAGGatgttattttccaaaaatcatttGGTTAGAGGTGAAGCATTATCACGATTAACTTGGATTTTAACATCAGAAGAAAATTCAGATGAAAAATTACCAGCATTGAAAACATTACGAGAGCCATTATTGAGTACAATATGTATTTTTGATAAtcccataaatttaaaaaatttggaggagccaaaacaattttatcag CTGTCAAGTATGTTACAAGTATTAGAATTGTTATCATCAAATGGTATTGAACCAACGATAAGAAAATCAGCTATCACACAATTATCAGCAATGTTAGAAGATCCAGTATTACAAGATACGTTTGTAACAGAGGGTGGTGTCAGTTTATTGATCACtatctttaaaaattcattgattgaaaaagaatttgaaaattatccGGATAATGTAATTCCTGTTatacgaattttgaaaaatttatgtttctaTAAATCCACATTAAGACAAGAACTATCACTTAAgaaagaattatatttattgattaccaGAG cactatttttattttctggtgATGAAAATTTTCGGTCAGATGCAGCAGTATtgctttgtttattattatttagtgattttattttaacaactgGACATGATAAACAAATTTCTATTGTTCATATGATTGCCAATTCATTATCGTTACCAATAACATGCAAAACACATTGGCGAATTAGTCAACATGCTCGATCCAGTTTAGCAG aTATTCTGTTAAATGAAGAAAGTTCAGCAGCTACTTTACGAATACATTGGAATATCGCTTGGTATGGTGGTTTACAAGAACTATTAAATTTAGAACAAGTACCAAATGCAAATTCATTGACGCCAGAGCAATTAGCTGAATTTAATGGCAACTTacgtttaacaaaatttgatttagcatctttaaaatattcttctacaTATTATTGTTGTCAAATGTATTTGTATGATATTCAGAATGCTTCGTCTCATCAAGCTGTCATGGAGTCCATTTATGGATTAACTGC TTTCATGTCTTTACGAAAATTATCAagttcttttgaaaatattgataatggagggaatattttaaatttaccatgGGAATTTTCACTTGGTAGATTTTTAGCTTCTCCGCCGTCTAGTGTAGAAGATATCGAATTACTTATTGTGATATTAAACTTTTTGAGAacgcatatgaaaatttttaagaaatctaATG AAAAATCTTGTTGGATTACATCAATTTTAAAGGATCCAAATCATTGTCTTCCTAAACTACTTCATCATGGTGGCgaagaaacaaataatttgaataaaaatttaaataaggaaTTATTGATGCTAATTACGGAATGTGCTACAATTGAACAAAGATATCTAGATATTGGTATGCTCAGAGATATTAGAatcgataaaaaacaaaaggGCAAAAAAAGATGTTCTGGTACTTGGGCACATATTGTACAATCGATAacagaaaatttacattttaacgacactgaacatttttataatttag cCTTTTTAGATTGGCTTCTAAGCTGTCTGGTGCAAATAACAGCAACTTTAGGTTGGAGTGAAAACGTACAAAGTCATTTAAATACTCAAGAATTACGAGGTTCATTAATAGGATGCTTGACTGAATTGGTGGGTGCATTTCATTGTGGGAAAGGTCCGGCTGCAGCTACGTCCTTTATGGGATTGAGTATTACTAGAAATTCTATATTAACAATGAATCATTTGTTATGTGAAATGCAAAATTTAACCGAAAga GGTTGGGAAAAATTTTGGTTATGCGAAACTGGTGATATAAATGGTTCGTTGCAATGGCTTGGTACTCTATGGACAAGTAGAGATGTTATACTACGTGCGGCCACTTTACAATTGCTAGCCGGTCTAGCATCATCACAGAGAGGTGCTACTGAAGTTATATTGGGATTACGTATGTCTTGTTCAGGAGGCGTTTGGGGTGGCGCTTTAACGATTTTACTCGATCATAATGAAGCTAGTGCTGTTCGTGAACAGGCTGTCAATTTACTTACGAATTTAACTAGTCATAGCACTCCAATTAATGGAACAAATTGTTCAGCTTTAACATTATGTTACGGTCCAGATAGTAGTGTAGAG acGAGTGGAACGGTAGAATCACTTTTGgcattattggaaaaatataatttttacaccgAATTGGATTCCATATTATcatgtttaaattttgatgtggaAATTAAGAAATCGCCTGTTAGTGAACTTTCTCAATGGAAAATGCAAACTGAAACag gcaTGTCTGAATCATCAAGACGGAGTAAAGATTACATGCTAgtttacacacaaaaattgaGATCTGTTGTACATGGCGGTGATGTAGATTCTGAATCAAGTTCATCGAAAACTGTGGAATCTGTAGATggtacttgttttattgtaacACCAAGTTTGGTTAAATCATTATCATGGTTTattgtgaatttattaaatttggatcCTGATGCAGTCGTTAATGAACTTAATAGAAATATGTTGATACGCAGCTTTTTCAA ATGCTTGACGTTGGTGAATTTCAATGTGAAAGACAGTCGTTCGTTGGTCTTGTATATGGATGTGTTAGAAATGTGTGCAGCAATTTGTACACTTCTAACAAAAGCTGTGACAAACAGTTGCGAGAGTCATTCAACAGTCTTACATTTACGGAATTGTTTATATACATTAATATCAACATTAAATCCTACGTTATATT atTCAACCTcgaatcatttattatatttaagaaatcGTTTATGGAGTcgtgtttataattttttaactgcaTTGCTGGTGTCTGACGATGGAAACACTTGTTATCGAGATAAAGGATGTAATGCTATTATAATTGCTTTAAACGAAGTTGGTTACATTAACTTTATGGAAGCTTTATGTGAATCAATTAGTGGAAATTCTCCAG AATTACAACATGCATCTATATCGTTATTAACATCGTTACTACGTTTAGAGGCACcacaatttgataatttaaaagattACGATGCAATTAACATAAAAGAATCATCACCTTCTTTACAAGTAATTTTCGATACAGTTCGAATAACATATTCAACGGATTCATGTTTATCATCatcaaatatagaaaatatacgTTCTTCGAATGAACTAGAAAATGAA ATCAGTATTAAAACCAAATTACGATTCAAACACAAACAATAA
- the LOC123294574 gene encoding rotatin-like, with protein sequence MLDKNTLNGFKRNTKNKSKESDRESNKFDDGTQIVGTELCQILIHLYDLHSVKSTEKPIVLSKRKSAIISALTSLLCVSTKAKKFALNDGFLEQIITQLQELHVKLSLESVESIRRASDKKRVCPILNDISCIFKLLTNFMLGNERVKLQAVSLGLADLIHKLWNWINFQQNLLIEVLRMLCTFTTECQIASQSITLTSPVAGVGPRKTPTTMSLLHCILHLIGKEMDLVSRSHDLKILTYSFHLLQNCCQAYECRVLISKSNFFQHLNRLHPAITKQQKPWESIELLWLEFLETLTFHPEGQVSVAKSSDTLELIMALTSSPHEVNKMTALAILRNITFYQANRTRLLSSGEFLQILNSKLSNGSIEEKCTCITIIWSLAANNQKAKLILKTSGLECRLQEVLKQWKLGESSLVPKEQLNNLQYIIEMLREGR encoded by the exons atgctggataaaaatactttaaatggatttaaaaggaatacaaaaaacaaatcgaAGGAAAGTGATAGagaatcaaataaatttgatgatgGTACACAGATTGTTGGTACTGAATTATGTCAAATATTAATACATTTGTATGATTTGCACAGTGTTAAAAGTACAGAGAAACCAATTGTATTATCGAAACGTAAAAGTGCTATTATTAGTGCGTTAACCAGTTTATTGTGTGTATCAACTAAAGCAAAAAAGTTTGCTTTAAATGACGGATTTTTAGAACAAATTATTACACAACTACAAGAATTACATGTTAAATTAAGTTTAGAATCAGTTGAGTCGATACGACGAGCATCTGATAAAAAACGG GTTTGCCCAATTTTAAATGacatatcatgtatatttaaattgttaactaATTTTATGCTGGGAAATgaacgagttaaattacaagcAGTATCATTAGGTTTAGCTGATTTAATTCATAAGTTATGGAATTGgattaattttcaacaaaatctcTTAATAGAAGTCCTTCGAATGCTTTGTACTTTTACTACAGAATGTCAAATAG catCTCAATCAATTACATTAACATCTCCGGTAGCTGGAGTTGGACCAAGAAAAACACCGACTACAATGTCATTATTACattgtattttacatttaattggtAAAGAAATGGATCTGGTTAGTCGATcacatgatttaaaaatattaacgtaTTCATTTCATCTGTTACAAAATTGCTGTCAAGCATACGAATGTAGAGTGTTGATATCAAAA agtAACTTTTTCCAACATTTAAATCGTCTACATCCAGCAattacaaaacaacaaaaaccaTGGGAATCAATTGAATTACTATGGTTAGAATTCCTAGAAACATTAACATTTCATCCAGAAGGACAAGTGTCTGTTGCAAAATCATCAGACACATTAGAATTGATAATGGCCTTAACGAGTAGCCCACATGAAGTAAATAAAATGACAGCATTGGCTATTTTAcgaaatataactttttatcaGGCGAATCGGACAAGACTTTTATCATCAg gTGAATTTCTACAAattctaaattcaaaattatcaaatggATCAATTGAAGAAAAATGCACATGTATTACAATAATATGGTCATTAGCTGCTAACAATCAAAAagctaaattaatattaaa